CATACTCACAAATTTCCGATGAAATCACTGAACCAAAAACTAAGGCATCAATCCGGCATATCGGCATTAGTCAAAGTCTTTCTGATTATCTCCGAGAATACAAAAAAACCGCCCCATCTAGTGAATATCTTTTCACTAAACCGGACGGTCATCAAATGATTAATCAGCAAAACGTTAACTCTCGACTAAAAACGTTAACTCGCCAATTGGGTATTAAACGGATTTCAATTCATGGTCTCCGTCACTCCCATGTCTCATATCTATTATACAAAGGTTTGAGCATGGAGTATGTGTCAAAGCGTTTAGGACATGCTGACAGCACGGTTACTCGTGAAGTATACGCTCATTTCTTGAAAGCTCAAGAAACCAGTGAACAAACAATTGCTCTCGAAGTGCTCGAACATCGTGAACAAAAGGGACCAAAAGGGACCAAGACAGGCTAGAAAGCCTGTTAAATCAAGCTTTAGGAGTTCTCTCTTTTTTACCCCAGAATTGGAACAAGTCCGTCCGCAATGCACCATTGTACAGTTTACGTTTTTTAGTAGCCCGTTCACCATAAAATTGTTCAAATTCTAAATCGCTCGTCAAAATATATTTACTCCAAGTTTTCATTGGCCGATATACTTGACCCATTTCTTTATACAATTGGTGGACCGTTTCTTCGTCACCTAAACGTTCACCATATGGTGGGTTAGCGACGATAACACCGTTTTTCTTTGTTGGTTCCCAATCTTTAGCAGCTAATTGTTTAAATGTAATGTCATCGCCTAAGCCCGCTTCCAGTGCATTGGCCTTAGCAATTTCAATCATGTCGCCATCAATATCATAACCAGTAATATCTAATTCGATATCGTAATCAGCCATAGCATCGGCTTCTGCACGTAAATCTTCGCTAATTTTTGGATCAATCCAATCCCATTTTTCAATAACGAAATCACGATTAAACCCTGGTGCGATATTACGCGCAATTAATGCCGCTTCAATTGGAATGGTACCAGAACCAGTCACGGGGTCAACAAACGGCATATCTGGATACCAGTGTGATAACATTACCAATGCTGCTGCCATGTTTTCTTTTAGCGGTGCACCACCCTTTTCAACCCGGTAACCACGCTTAAATAGTGAAGAACCCGTGGTATCCAACGTTAAAATGACGTGATCTTTGTTAATCATCACTTCAAGTGGGAATAAGTTACCAGTTTCAGGTAAGTTCGCCCGTGTGTGGTAAGTTTCTGACAATGAATTAACAATTGCCTTTTTCACAATTGCTTGTGCTGATGGTACTGAGTGAATTTTAGAATTACGTGAACGACCTTGTACCGGAAATTCTGCATCATAAGGTAAAAGTTCGTCCCATTTAATTGCTTTGGTGTTTTCAAATAATTGGTCGAAAGTGAAAGCATCAAATTCAGCCACGACAATCTTAATTCGGTCAGCTGTTCGGAGCCAAAGGTTGGTTTTGATAATATCGCGAACAGTCCCTTCAAAGCGAACACGCCCATTTTCAACTTCAACACTGTAACCGAGGTCCTTTAATTCTTGACCAACAAGCGCTTCAATTCCAGCCGCCGCCGTTGCCATTAACTTAAATGTTTTTTCTGCCATTTATCTTATCTCTTCATTTCTTTAATTTACTGTTGTTATCGTATCATACCAAGCACCTTGTATGCACAAAGTAGACCAAATTCTAATAAAATTATTGCGCATTGTTCACTAACCCAAACATATTAGCTGCTGAACGTCACCGTCACGTAAGCCACGCTATGTGTTATTTTAGATTACCAAGGGCAAAATAAAAAGCCCGCCGAAGCGAGCTTTGCATGTGTGTGAATCCCTATAAGCCTCGTTATGTTCTCTGGTAACGTCATGCAAGTTATCAGAGCAGTAATCATCTATCTTCACACGATACATCCTGTGCATCGTGACCACGACCATCGTTTCAATTCACTAGGCCGAGCTCCCCTACCATAAGTTTGGGTTTCCCGCTTGAGGGGTTTACCGCGTTCCATCTGACCCGTTTCCGAGTCAGCTCGTCACTGTGGCACTTTCAGAAATACTAGAGCATAGCCGAAACCTTAGCCGGTTCTTCCGCCGTCACCGATAAATCGATGCCCCGGTTTATTTTTTCGCCGAGCACAAACACTACAGGCATCGCAGCCTGTGCGAGCAAGGACTTTCCTCACGTAACTCAAGGTTACGCGCGATTACCAGTAATTCACACAAGTACATATTATAGCACAATCTTAGAGCAAGTGTGACCCATTATCTTGATTTCCTTCAAGTTGTGAGCCAAACACCCGGCGTTCGAGATTGCTCAAACGCTTCAAAATATCCATGTTAGTAGCGCCAGTAGTTGGTGTTGCCGTTTTTTGAGTGCTTGCTGCTGCCAATTGACGGTTCAATTCTTCAACTTGTGCCTTCAAACGGCGGTTTTCTTCTTGAAGCTCAACTGTATTCTTGTTGAAAATATCATAGTCTTTCATGATATCGTCTAAAAATGCATCCACGTCAGCAGGATCAAAGCCAACGCCCATTCGTTTCTCTTTAAATTCTTTTTGCAAAATATCTTGTGGAGTAAACCGTAAGTTTTCCATGTTTTATCATTACCTCTTCGTTTAAAAGTCCTATTAAATCTTAGCAAATTTTTAGTCAAATAGCTATGCAGATTATTCGAACTTATCACTTTCTTGTAATTCTCCGTAATCAATCGCGGATTCTTGTAAATCATCCATCGTAATTAGCGTCAATGGATATGGGTGTTGCTCTTGCCAATTCATAATTAAATTGTAGTCAAACAACGACTTACCTTCATGATCAACATCATAAACTAGCAAGGCCGTATCAGTGTGCGTCAACATAAACGATTGATATGCTTGTAATTGGCGTGGACTTTCGTAGGGCTTTTCACTGACGCTATCATGAAAATCAACCTGTGCATATAATGATTGTAATTTACCACGATTTGCTTCATTCCACTGTTTACCAAAATCCATAAACGGTACCATCATAGCAACTTGGATTTCGGGATAGTCGGGTTTTAATTCCACTGCAACTTCCGCCGTCCACTGTTCAACACCCATCTGTGGTCCTGTGATAATCCAATCAACCCCATTTTCAATTGCTTGAATCAGTGCTTGCCGAATTGCATATTTTAACACCGCAAGCTTTGGATCAGAATCTCCAAACACGCCAAGTTCATAACTTCGATACCCTGTTACCCATAAACGACTCATCTTTTGTTCCTCTTAATCTTCGAAATTTTATGTACTAAATTGCTTCCATTCTTATTAACATTTTATTACGACCACATTCATTTGAACATGCTTTCAGTAAATTTGCTATAATGGCTCATGTATACTTTACGTCAAGTACGCAAAAGAGGACAAAAAATGATTCATTATCCGAATGGTAGTTCTTTCCAACAAGGTAAGCTCGCAACCAAAAAAGGCGCTGTTAAACCGGTGACTAACTATGGTAAACGTGGGATGACCTTGGAAGAAGAATTGAACCAAGCAAATCAATATTATCAGACTAAGGGACTCGCCGTCATTCATAAAAAACCCACACCGGTTAAAATCGTGAATGTAAATTACCCGGCTCGCTCAGCAGCTAAAATTACTGAGGCTTATTTTAGTCAGGCTTCAACTACCGATTATAATGGCATCTATCGCGGCCATTATGTGGACTTTGACGCCAAAGAAACAAAAAACAAAACTTCGATCCCACTGGATAATTTCCATGAACACCAAATTGCTCATTTAAAAGCAATCACGGAGCAAGGTGGGATTGGTTTTGTAGTGATTCGTTTTGTCGTTCAAGATGAAGTTTTTGTCTACCCAGCAAACCGACTCATTGCTTATTGGCAAAATAAAGCGACTGGTGGTCGTAAATCAATTCCCTATGCGGAAATTCATGACCATGGCTTTCGTGTACCAACGCAATTAAACCCAACAGTCCCATATTTGGCAGCTGTTGATCAATTAATTGCCCAACTACCCTAGAGCCCAGTAATAACTGAGTCCAATTACCACATAGCGCAATTATTCAAGATTTATCTTTTTTAAATCATTTTTATGGAACAGGAGCATACAGATGTCAAGTAATCAACCTCGTTCACGGGTCGAGCGTAATAAAGATCTTTATGAACGTAATTCTAAAAAGCCAAAACAAAAAGGCACTAAAAAGAAACTTAAACTTTGGAAAAAAATTGTTTTAGGCATTATCGGCTTATTCGTAGTAGTGATTGTTTCAGGAGTCATCGTTTTCTTCTCCTATGCAAGTTCAGCCCCCACGATTACCGAACAAAAATTAGCCTCAACGAATTCCACTGAATTATTTGATGACAAAGGTAATGTCATCTGGGAAATGGGTACACAAAAACGTGATTATGCCAGCTCCAAAGAAATTCCAGATCAACTAAAAGAATCTGTTGTTTCAATTGAAGATCGCCGTTTTTACCAACACGGTGGGGTTGACCCTCGGCGGATTATTGGTGCGGCCTTTGCAAATGTCACTGGCTCATCACTTGGACTACAAGGTGGCTCAACTTTAACGCAACAATTAGTTAAGCTATCCGTTTTCTCAACGGCCAAATCTGATCAAACAATTAAACGTAAGGCGCAAGAAGCTTGGCTAGCAATGCAAGTTTCTAAGAAATTTTCAAAAGATCAAGTATTAACTTTCTATATTAACAAGGTTTACATGGGCGAAGGTGTCTACGGAATGAAGACGGCCTCTGAATACTACTATGGCAAACCATTAACCAAGTTATCCGTTGATCAATTCGCTTTATTGGCGGGCCTTCCACAATCACCAAGTGTGTATGACCCTTACATTAACCCAGAATATGCCAAGGAACGTCGTAATACCGTGCTTGCTGCAATGGTTGCTAATAAAAAGTTGACTCAAGCTGAAGCAACGCATTACCAAGCCGTACCAATCACACACGGCCTACTTAAAACTGGTAACAAAAACGTTGCCGACGCCAAGGCTAATAAGACTCAAAAAATTGTTGATGCTTATGCGCAATCAGTCATTTCTCAATTACGTAAACTTGGTTACAAACCTGAAACTGATGGTATCAAAGTT
This is a stretch of genomic DNA from Periweissella cryptocerci. It encodes these proteins:
- a CDS encoding THUMP domain-containing class I SAM-dependent RNA methyltransferase — protein: MAEKTFKLMATAAAGIEALVGQELKDLGYSVEVENGRVRFEGTVRDIIKTNLWLRTADRIKIVVAEFDAFTFDQLFENTKAIKWDELLPYDAEFPVQGRSRNSKIHSVPSAQAIVKKAIVNSLSETYHTRANLPETGNLFPLEVMINKDHVILTLDTTGSSLFKRGYRVEKGGAPLKENMAAALVMLSHWYPDMPFVDPVTGSGTIPIEAALIARNIAPGFNRDFVIEKWDWIDPKISEDLRAEADAMADYDIELDITGYDIDGDMIEIAKANALEAGLGDDITFKQLAAKDWEPTKKNGVIVANPPYGERLGDEETVHQLYKEMGQVYRPMKTWSKYILTSDLEFEQFYGERATKKRKLYNGALRTDLFQFWGKKERTPKA
- the gpsB gene encoding cell division regulator GpsB gives rise to the protein MENLRFTPQDILQKEFKEKRMGVGFDPADVDAFLDDIMKDYDIFNKNTVELQEENRRLKAQVEELNRQLAAASTQKTATPTTGATNMDILKRLSNLERRVFGSQLEGNQDNGSHLL
- a CDS encoding DUF1273 domain-containing protein yields the protein MSRLWVTGYRSYELGVFGDSDPKLAVLKYAIRQALIQAIENGVDWIITGPQMGVEQWTAEVAVELKPDYPEIQVAMMVPFMDFGKQWNEANRGKLQSLYAQVDFHDSVSEKPYESPRQLQAYQSFMLTHTDTALLVYDVDHEGKSLFDYNLIMNWQEQHPYPLTLITMDDLQESAIDYGELQESDKFE
- the recU gene encoding Holliday junction resolvase RecU, whose translation is MIHYPNGSSFQQGKLATKKGAVKPVTNYGKRGMTLEEELNQANQYYQTKGLAVIHKKPTPVKIVNVNYPARSAAKITEAYFSQASTTDYNGIYRGHYVDFDAKETKNKTSIPLDNFHEHQIAHLKAITEQGGIGFVVIRFVVQDEVFVYPANRLIAYWQNKATGGRKSIPYAEIHDHGFRVPTQLNPTVPYLAAVDQLIAQLP